The Megalops cyprinoides isolate fMegCyp1 chromosome 9, fMegCyp1.pri, whole genome shotgun sequence genome has a window encoding:
- the npat gene encoding protein NPAT: MTSPPGKHHVTVNKENQLEGRSWRERVMVTPTQPGDSPVSSSVQKASCKTSPLTKLAAKILQVGRCPTSASPETLLLPRTPESGRPPEERLDCQESPVLNGEATPRQPSQTTTPDVPACSPASEAGSESSVSMAARTLIILSRATQLRDGSQQRAPHTKATKRKHTQPLTTPAARKQLQLSASMRKAKKRKQQLDSLPNDLDVDKFLSSLHYDE; encoded by the exons ATGACAAGCCCCCCAGGGAAGCATCACGTCACGGTCAACAAGGAGAACCAGCTTGAGGGGAGGAGCTGGCGGGAACGAGTCATGGTGACACCCACACAGCCAGGGGACTCCCCGGTTAGCTCATCCGTCCAGAAGGCGTCCTGTAAGACCAGCCCCCTCACCAAACTGGCAGCCAAGATTCTGCAGGTTGGGCGGTGCCCCACCTCCGCCTCACCTGAGACGCTCCTCCTTCCCAGAACCCCGGAGTCAGGTCGCCCCCCAGAGGAGCGGTTGGACTGTCAAGAAAGCCCCGTCCTGAATGGAGAGGCCACGCCCCGACAGCCCTCTCAGACCACGACCCCGGACGTCCCTGCCTGCAGCCCGGCCAGCGAGGCTGGCAGCGAGAGCAGCGTCAGCATGGCAGCTCGCACGCTGATCATCCTGTCCCGCGCCACCCAGCTCAGAGAcggcagccagcagagggcacccCACACCAAGGCCACAAAGCGCAAGCACACCCAACCGCTCACCACACCCGCTGCCAGGAAGCAGCTCCAGCTCTCCGCCAGCATGAGGAAGGCCAAG AAACGGAAGCAGCAGCTGGACTCCCTCCCCAATGACCTGGACGTGGACAAGTTCCTGTCCTCGCTGCACTACGATGAGTGA
- the LOC118782703 gene encoding collagenase 3-like yields the protein MTTRRIAVDTFQKNLEIMQAFFGLEVTGKLDSSTLEVMKKPRCGVSDISRYGHFFGKPKWEKTIITYRVTQYTNDLSRSEVDATLAKAFKLYSDVTPLKFEQIHSGTADIMILFKGGDHGDFYPFDGPNGVLAHANSPGLNQGGDTHFDEDERWTLSQRGVNLLLVAAHEFGHALGLDHSRDRKALMYPTYQYVDTEGYQLPEDDRLGIQDLYGKYPNPEPEPEPEPEPEPKPDPKPGPKPDPTPDPRPNPKDEQCTRGLVFDAATSIRRELYFFKNGYYWKKSGYFRGIRFRTVKSTWSQISYVDAAYENTAKDVAFFFEGNQYWGINGYRILPGYPKHISSLGFPSWVTKIDAAVYVATTRRTLFFVKNQYWSFDEARGQMDYGYPRYITYDFPGIGSKVDAAFENYGYLYFSDGAQQSEYHYGARRVIRVLLNYGWLDCY from the exons ATGACCACCAGGAGAATCGCAGTGGACACCTTCCAGAAGAATCTGGAAATCATGCAGGCTTTCTTTGGCCTTGAGGTGACAGGTAAACTGGACAGCAGCACCCTGGAGGTGATGAAGAAGCCAAGGTGTGGCGTTTCAGATATCAGCAGGTATGGGCACTTCTTCGGGAAGCCAAAATGGGAGAAGACCATCATTACCTACAG GGTGACCCAGTACACCAACGATCTGAGCCGGAGTGAGGTGGACGCGACCCTCGCCAAGGCCTTCAAGTTGTACAGTGACGTCACGCCCCTGAAGTTCGAGCAGATCCACAGCGGCACTGCTGACATCATGATCCTCTTTAAGGGTGGTG ATCACGGAGACTTCTACCCGTTCGATGGGCCTAATGGAGTCCTGGCTCATGCCAACTCGCCGGGGCTGAACCAAGGTGGTGACACACACTTCGACGAGGATGAGCGTTGGACCCTGAGCCAGAGAG GGGTAAACCTGCTGCTGGTGGCTGCGCATGAGTTTGGCCACGCTCTGGGGCTGGACCACTCCCGGGACAGAAAAGCTCTGATGTATCCCACCTATCAGTACGTGGACACTGAGGGCTACCAGCTACCCGAGGATGACAGGCTGGGGATCCAGGATTTATATGGTAAATAC CCTAATCCAGAGCctgaaccagaaccagaaccagaaccagaacccaAACCAGATCCCAAACCAGGCCCTAAACCAGACCCAACACCAGATCCCAGACCCAACCCTAAGGATGAACAGTGTACCAGGGGCCTTGTGTTTGATGCTGCCACAAGCATCAGAAGAGAActttatttcttcaaaaatgg TTACTACTGGAAGAAAAGTGGCTATTTCCGGGGAATAAGGTTCAGGACTGTAAAATCAACCTGGTCTCAGATCAGTTATGTAGATGCTGCATATGAAAACACAGCCAAAGATGTTGCCTTCTTTTTTGAAG gCAATCAGTACTGGGGGATAAACGGTTACAGGATTCTTCCTGGATACCCCAAGCATATCTCCAGTTTAGGGTTCCCTTCATGGGTGACTAAAATTGATGCAGCTGTTTATGTGGCAACAACCAGAAGAACCCTCTTCTTTGTCAAAAACCAGTACTGGAG CTTTGATGAGGCCAGGGGCCAGATGGACTATGGATATCCCAGATATATCACTTATGACTTCCCAGGAATTGGTTCAAAGGTGGATGCTGCCTTTGAGAACTATG GTTATCTGTATTTCTCAGACGGAGCGCAGCAGAGCGAGTATCACTATGGCGCGAGAAGAGTGATTCGTGTTCTTTTAAACTACGGCTGGCTGGACTGCTACTAA
- the LOC118783415 gene encoding acetyl-CoA acetyltransferase, mitochondrial-like codes for MRAQLCRTFLAHKYLLRTYASRFTLNEVVIASAVRTPMGSYKGSLATVPATKLGSIAIRAAIEQAGIPAEEVKEVYMGNVLQAGEGQAPTRQALLGAGLPISTPATTINKVCASGMKSVMMAAQSLMCGHQDVMVAGGMESMSNVPYVMAREAPPYGGVRMEDLIVKDGLTDVYNKIHMGNCAENTAKKTGVTREEQDAYAIGSYTRSKAAWENGILAREVVPVHVPQRGKPDIVVAEDEEWRRVDFSKVPKLKAVFQKENGTVTAANASTLNDGAAALVLMTADAAKRLNVTPLAKIIAFADAAVDPIDFPIAPAMAVPKILQASGVSKEDIAMWEINEAFSVVVLANIKMLDIDPSKVNINGGAVSLGHPIGMSGTRIVGHMVHNLQPGQYGLAGICNGGGGASSILIQKC; via the exons ATGCGTGCTCAACTGTGCAGGACATTCTTG GCTCACAAGTACCTGTTAAGAACCTATGCGTCTCGCTTCACTTTAAAT GAAGTGGTCATCGCCAGCGCGGTGCGGACCCCGATGGGCTCCTACAAAGGAAGCCTGGCGACGGTGCCCGCCACGAAACTGGGCTCCATCGCAATCCGAGCCGCCATCGAACAGGCCG gCATCCCTGCAGAGGAGGTTAAAGAGGTGTACATGGGGAACGTgctgcaggcaggtgaaggGCAGGCTCCCACCAGACAGGCTCTGCTCGGAGCAG GTCTGCCCATCTCCACTCCCGCCACCACGATTAACAAGGTGTGCGCCTCCGGGATGAAGTCAGTCATGATGGCAGCACAGAGTCTGATGTGCGGCCACCAG GACGTGATGGTGGCGGGGGGGATGGAGAGCATGTCCAACGTGCCCTATGTCATGGCCAGGGAGGCGCCCCCGTATGGCGGGGTCAGGATGGAAGATCTCATCGTGAAGGATGGGCTCACAGACGTCTACAACAAGATCCACATG GGTAATTGCGCCGAGAACACGGCAAAGAAGACCGGCGTCACGAGAGAGGAGCAGGACGCCTACGCCATCGGCTCCTACACCCGCAGCAAGGCAGCCTGGGAAAACGGCATCCTCGCCCGGGAGGTGGTGCCAGTGCATGTGCCGCAGAGAG GTAAGCCTGATATCGTGGTGGCTGAGGACGAGGAGTGGAGGCGAGTCGATTTCAGCAAGGTGCCGAAACTGAAGGCTGTGTTCCAGAAAGAGAATG GCACAGTGACCGCGGCCAACGCCAGCACCCTGAACGACGGGGCCGCTGCCCTGGTTCTCATGACTGCAGATGCAGCCAAGAGACTGAATGTCACTCCACTGGCAAAGATCATCG cGTTTGCTGATGCAGCAGTGGATCCCATCGACTTCCCCATCGCTCCTGCCATGGCAGTGCCCAAG atCCTCCAAGCCAGTGGTGTGAGCAAAGAGGACATCGCCATGTGGGAGATTAATGAGGCATTCAGCGTAGTGGTTCTGGCCAACATTAAGATGCTGGACATCGACCCCAGCAAGGTCAACATCAACGGGGGAGCCGTGTCGCTCGGACACCCCATTGG AATGTCTGGGACAAGGATTGTTGGTCACATGGTGCATAACCTCCAGCCTGGGCAGTATGGTCTGGCAGGAATCTGCaatggagggggtggagcctCTTCCATCCTCATTCAGAAATGCTAG
- the mmp20a gene encoding matrix metalloproteinase-20, which yields MWPGIAVLCLLGIMDIAQTLPVSQESQMSQEDIRFAEEYLRRFYHLREEGGRRSRRGTAAFEDRVRNMQEFFGLEVSGRLDSPTLAVMRKARCGVPDVENYGFYPDKPRWKNRTITYRLETYTPDLRREEVETSFRLALKTWSDNAPLKFVKVDRGEADIMISFGSKDHGDFFPFDGPRGVLAHAFEPGEDMGGDIHFDEDEIWTMGRHNRGYNLFTVAAHELGHSLGLAHSKDPSALMYPNYKYYNMARYSLPIDDRLGIQALYGSYSTRKQETLATPEKCDPALSFDAVAVIGKEMVFFKNRYMWLRSTWLAYYDRVREGLTSSYLPSILSPVDAAYDIPTKGVAYIFTGPKYWVVQQVNMKSHYGSIYDYGFPKTVKKIDAAVHLKEYKKTYFFVGDIYYRYDEARSAMDPGFPRSIATNWSGIKGKIDAALELKGYVHIFSGSKAYKYDYKQRRVLYSVKANAWLGC from the exons GAGTACCTGAGGAGGTTCTACCacctgagggaggaggggggccgTCGCAGCAGGAGGGGCACGGCAGCGTTTGAGGACAGGGTCCGGAACATGCAGGAGTTCTTCGGCCTGGAGGTGAGCGGGCGCCTGGACTCCCCGACGCTGGCGGTGATGAGGAAGGCGAGGTGTGGGGTCCCCGACGTGGAGAACTATGGCTTCTACCCTGACAAGCCCAGATGGAAGAACCGCACGATCACGTACAG GCTCGAGACGTACACCCCAGACCTGcggagggaggaggtggagacgTCCTTCCGTCTGGCACTGAAGACGTGGAGCGACAATGCGCCTCTCAAATTCGTGAAAGTGGACCGCGGGGAGGCTGACATCATGATCTCCTTTGGGTCCAAAG ATCATGGGGACTTCTTCCCTTTCGATGGCCCGAGGGGGGTGCTGGCCCACGCCTTCGAGCCAGGGGAGGACATGGGGGGAGACATCCACTTTGACGAGGATGAGATCTGGACAATGGGGCGACATAACCGTG GCTACAACCTGTTCACCGTGGCAGCTCATGAGCTGGGGCACTCCCTAGGCCTGGCACATTCCAAGGACCCCTCCGCCCTCATGTACCCCAACTACAAATACTACAACATGGCCCGCTACAGCCTGCCAATCGACGACAGGCTGGGAATCCAGGCTCTCTACG GATCCTACAGCACCAGGAAGCAGGAAACTCTGGCCACACCTGAGAAGTGCGACCCTGCCCTCTCCTTTGATGCTGTAGCAGTGATCGGGAAAGAGATGGTGTTCTTCAAAAACAG GTACATGTGGCTGAGGTCCACCTGGTTGGCCTATTATGACAGAGTAAGAGAAGGCCTCACCAGCTCATATCTGCCCAGCATTCTCTCACCTGTGGACGCAGCCTATGACATCCCCACCAAGGGCGTGGCCTACATCTTCACAG GTCCTAAATACTGGGTTGTGCAACAGGTAAACATGAAGAGCCATTACGGCTCCATATATGACTATGGGTTTCCCAAGACAGTAAAGAAAATCGACGCAGCTGTGCATCTTAAAGAGTACAAGAAAACCTATTTCTTTGTGGGGGACATCTATTACAG GTACGATGAAGCCAGAAGTGCAATGGACCCCGGATTCCCGAGGAGTATCGCGACCAACTGGTCGGGAATCAAAGGGAAAATAGACGCAGCTTTAGAACTAAAAG GCTACGTCCATATCTTCAGTGGTTCAAAGGCATATAAGTACGACTACAAACAGAGGCGTGTGCTGTATTCGGTTAAAGCCAATGCCTGGCTTGGCTGCTGA